The following DNA comes from Meles meles chromosome 8, mMelMel3.1 paternal haplotype, whole genome shotgun sequence.
TTCTGCTTTACACTCTTTTCACTTCGTAACACCACATGTTCTCTGTGAAGGAGAAGATCAAGATCAAGTGGAACAAGCCATAACCAACAAGTTGACTAACAAAATTCCACTCTGTTCTAGACtcaatacttcttttttttcctcaccagAGGATTTTAAGCATAAAGAAACTTATAGTTCAATATTCAGTACCTGACAGATTTAATTGATGTTTTTTTGAATACTCCTTACAACCACAGTGAAAATTCAGGATTATTAGTTACATGTGACAAATGAGTAGCTTGTGCCTTACCAGTTAGTACTTTATTATTGAAAGACTATAGCTGTTACTCTAATGGGCATAgacatgaaataaataagtaaataagtaaataaataaatttatttatttttcaagattttatttatttttgagagagagagagagattgaaagaacaagtgggaggagaggcagagggagaagcagaatttctgtggagcaaggatcctgatgtaggactcaatccttggaccctgagatcatgacctgagccaaaggcagaacttgaaccaactgagccattcaggcactctATAAAATGCATTTACATCAAACTTTTACAGCAAACAGGTGGAGTCACTTCCATGTTTCTGTTAGCTCTGACACTTctggtctttcttttcctctgcattTCTCAAAGAGCACCTCAATGCCTTCTCTTTTCATCACAatattcttaacattttaaaattattttttataaagatttttatttattttatttgagagagagagagagaggaagaaagagagagagaaatagcagggggagggccagagtgagaaggagagaatctcaagcagacttcttgctgagaaCAGAACCCTTCTTGGTcttggatcccatgaccctgagatcatgacctgagttgaaactaacagtcagatgcttaactgactgagacacttaGGCTCcccaacatttaaaaaagcaaattcttCTATTACAAAAGTTCTGTAAGTACTGGATGAGAAGGATTGGGGTGTATTACACAAATCTCCTGAATTTCTTCACATTCCCATAAAACTCAGtatgtagggaaaaaaaataggttgATCTTAAGGAGACAGCGAAGGAAAATTTAATCTTTTAGGATCTCAGAAACAATATATATACTTCCATTTTGCATTAAGCCCGGAGGctgctttttaaaagtatgttaatATTCAATTGAACCAATATTTATAATATAGATTATAGTTTGATCACTAAAGCAAGTCAAACTAATATAAATAGAACTTTTTTCACTGGATTTCTTTGACTAGAAAAAAAGCCAGCTCCCCAGGCTGCTTCTGAAGCAGCCCATTCTCCCTGAGCACTGATTTGAGAAATACAGGTCAACTCAGATTTCCGACTGTGTTAACCAGACCAGTTTTTTCAGGGCTTCTTTCACATCCTTATTCCTCAGACTGTAGATCATGGGGTTCAACATGGGGAACAGCACAGTATAAAATGTTGATACCATTTTATCCCTCTCAAGGGAATAGCTGGAACTTGGGCGAGAGTAGATGTAGAGAATAGAGCCATAGTACAAGGTAACGGAGACCaggtgggaggagcaggtggagaaggccTTGTAGCGGCCCTGGGTGGAGCGGATCCTCAAGATGGCAGCGATGATGAACAGGTAGGAGGCGAGGATGAGCAGTGTGGGGGTGATGACGTTGGAGGCCAGGAGGAAGTACAGCACGGCCTGGTAGCTCTCTTTCACATCACAGGCCAACTTCACCAGTGGTGGGACATCACAGAAAAAGTCATCAATGACATTATCACCACAAAAATCCAAGGTGAATGTGTTGCTGGCGAGTATTATTGCATTGACAAAACCTCCAGTATAGGAATATATAACCAAACAGATGCACAGTCTCCTTGACATGACCTGAGCGTAAAGCAGGGGGTTGGAAATGGCTGCGTAGCGGTCATAAGCCATGGCGGCCAACAGGTAACACTCACTATATGCCAACCCAGCAGAGAAGAAGAACTGAGCTAGGCAGCCAGCAAAGGAGATGCTTTTGTCTTCAGAGATGCAGGTCACCAAAATCTTTGGAGTGTAGACAGAGGAATACCAGAGGTCCAGAAAGGACAGATTCCCAATGAAGAAATACATTGCTGTGTGCAGCCGGGAGTCATTACAGATCAACACCATGAGGATGGCATTTCCTACCACGGTCACAGAGTACACACCAAGGAATACCACGAACAGGACCAACTGCATCACTGGGTCTGTTGTGAAACCCACTAGGATGAATTCAGTTACTGTATGATTGCTTCTCTCCATGGTTTAAGAAGACCTCTCCTGCAAAAGAAAGAGTGAAAAGTTTAATTCCCTCAACCCATACTACAGGAATGCAATCTCTGTGATAAGCCTGTGAGATACAGTCAAGGCTATAAGCTGTTAGGGCAAGTGACATCAGAGCAGGAATTTTGCCTGACTAGGGTAGATGATGGAAGCCTTAACATATTCATTTCAACGAAATGCATTTAATAATAGGAAAGCTTGAGTGCTCTTGGGGGCTtacttatttttcaagaaaaatatttcttgagctcCAGGTGCCTTCTTGGCATTGGGATACAGCAGTGAGGACAATAGGGCTGACTCCTATTCTATGAAGACTTTATTTAGAGTCgtacataataaataaacaaacccatgtggaaatattttcagttaatgTTAGAGatattaggaaaagaaaactggATGGTGGGGTGAAAATGAACTGGGAGAGGAACTAATTAAACTTAGATACTGAGAGGAAAAAGTCCTTTCTTATTTCTCAGCTGTACATGGACAAGTTGCT
Coding sequences within:
- the LOC123949649 gene encoding olfactory receptor 1013-like, which produces MERSNHTVTEFILVGFTTDPVMQLVLFVVFLGVYSVTVVGNAILMVLICNDSRLHTAMYFFIGNLSFLDLWYSSVYTPKILVTCISEDKSISFAGCLAQFFFSAGLAYSECYLLAAMAYDRYAAISNPLLYAQVMSRRLCICLVIYSYTGGFVNAIILASNTFTLDFCGDNVIDDFFCDVPPLVKLACDVKESYQAVLYFLLASNVITPTLLILASYLFIIAAILRIRSTQGRYKAFSTCSSHLVSVTLYYGSILYIYSRPSSSYSLERDKMVSTFYTVLFPMLNPMIYSLRNKDVKEALKKLVWLTQSEI